The Caproicibacterium lactatifermentans genome contains a region encoding:
- a CDS encoding helix-turn-helix domain-containing protein, with product MPKGKAKKRYTGEFKQQVVEAMQTEKLSYSEAARQFHVSDHKSVAQWERIYLEEGPEGLYVERRGRASAASGTQKERNPKLNKKVEEDLIAENQRLRAEVDYLKKLNALVLEEERRDKRRK from the coding sequence ATGCCAAAAGGTAAAGCAAAGAAACGATACACAGGAGAATTCAAACAGCAGGTTGTAGAAGCTATGCAAACAGAGAAACTCAGTTACAGTGAAGCAGCGCGGCAGTTTCACGTGTCTGACCATAAAAGCGTTGCTCAATGGGAACGAATTTATCTGGAAGAAGGACCAGAAGGGCTATATGTGGAACGCCGTGGTCGAGCCAGTGCTGCAAGCGGCACTCAGAAAGAACGCAACCCAAAGCTGAACAAAAAGGTAGAAGAAGATTTGATTGCAGAAAACCAACGGTTGCGTGCAGAGGTAGATTACTTAAAAAAATTGAATGCCTTGGTTTTGGAAGAGGAACGCCGCGACAAAAGGCGCAAGTGA
- a CDS encoding glucose PTS transporter subunit IIA: MGKVSKLFSPVDGLLMPIDEVPDLVFSKKVMGDGFGVEPTSGQVVAPASGRVSILADTKHAIGICTDDGAELLIHLGIDTVEMNGKPFEIDTKKDAKVKAGDIIASMDLDKIKIAGKKATVVVAITNTDEVVDKLEIKAVGKVHRGDEAATLTLKETQSAAAPKGKAPKNENKDAKTARLILQKVGGRQNIKSLIHCITRLRFYLKDDQMPNDDAVRSIPGVIDVARAGGQYQVVIGQTVGDVYDEAIKQLSNSYADPEKATQAVAKTTTEANKSLGFWDKIKHGASSLIGIITGSMMPVIGLLAASGMLKGIMTILTTWGGVSTTSQTYVIINAMGDATFYFLPILVGFTAAQKLGSNPVVVAIIGSFLIYPSLVSIYASGKFSYSILGMGINSNFLGIPIHIPQYTYSIFPMIFAAWMASKIEPWIKKWMPVVLRMIFTPLVEIFLVGITVLVIVGPIITLISTGISNALQWLLNLSLPLSGMIIGGLYQVLVIFGLHWAVIPIISAQLSVPGGHSVLNGIVSVTMIAQGAGALVVWMKTRHNKNLKGLSASAAISAFCGITEPAMYGVNLKYGRVFLTSSIGAAIGGLVNGLLGVDMYGFTGSLIGFPSFASSSNPSTLLNFWIVSAVTVVAASLLTYFFGYKEEDSLKAKMAPKKRHLG, translated from the coding sequence ATGGGTAAAGTCTCAAAGTTATTTTCACCAGTCGATGGCCTGCTAATGCCAATCGATGAAGTCCCTGATTTGGTGTTCTCTAAGAAAGTCATGGGTGACGGATTCGGCGTTGAACCGACAAGCGGCCAAGTCGTCGCCCCCGCCAGTGGCCGTGTCAGCATACTGGCCGATACCAAGCACGCAATCGGCATTTGCACCGACGACGGTGCAGAATTGCTGATCCATCTGGGTATCGACACCGTTGAAATGAATGGTAAACCCTTTGAAATCGACACGAAGAAGGATGCCAAAGTCAAAGCGGGCGACATCATCGCTTCCATGGATTTGGACAAGATAAAAATAGCTGGCAAAAAGGCAACGGTTGTTGTGGCGATTACCAATACCGATGAGGTGGTTGACAAACTAGAAATTAAAGCCGTTGGCAAAGTTCACCGCGGCGACGAGGCGGCAACACTGACGCTGAAAGAAACACAGTCGGCCGCTGCCCCGAAAGGAAAAGCGCCGAAGAACGAAAACAAGGATGCCAAGACTGCACGGCTGATTTTACAGAAAGTCGGAGGCAGGCAAAACATCAAGAGTTTGATTCACTGTATCACTCGGTTGCGTTTCTACCTGAAAGACGACCAAATGCCAAACGACGATGCCGTCCGCAGCATTCCAGGTGTCATAGATGTTGCCCGCGCCGGCGGCCAATACCAGGTCGTCATTGGTCAGACTGTCGGGGATGTTTATGATGAAGCGATCAAACAGCTTAGTAACAGCTATGCTGATCCCGAAAAGGCCACGCAGGCAGTAGCAAAAACCACAACTGAGGCCAACAAAAGCTTGGGCTTCTGGGACAAAATTAAGCATGGTGCGTCCAGCCTGATTGGAATCATCACGGGTTCAATGATGCCGGTCATTGGTCTGCTGGCCGCCAGCGGCATGCTAAAGGGAATTATGACGATCCTCACCACTTGGGGCGGTGTGTCAACCACATCTCAGACTTATGTCATTATTAACGCGATGGGCGACGCTACATTTTACTTTTTGCCGATTTTGGTCGGTTTCACCGCCGCCCAGAAACTAGGATCCAATCCGGTTGTCGTTGCCATTATTGGATCGTTTTTGATTTATCCATCACTGGTCAGCATTTATGCTTCCGGCAAGTTTTCCTACTCGATCCTCGGTATGGGCATCAATTCGAATTTCTTGGGCATTCCTATCCACATTCCGCAGTACACCTACTCTATCTTCCCCATGATCTTTGCTGCATGGATGGCGTCAAAAATTGAACCCTGGATCAAAAAGTGGATGCCGGTTGTTCTTCGGATGATTTTCACTCCGCTGGTCGAGATCTTCCTGGTCGGCATAACCGTGCTGGTCATCGTTGGGCCAATCATTACCCTGATTTCTACTGGTATTTCCAACGCGTTGCAGTGGCTGCTAAATCTGAGTCTGCCGCTGTCCGGCATGATTATTGGCGGTCTGTATCAGGTCCTGGTCATCTTCGGGCTGCACTGGGCAGTCATTCCGATTATCTCTGCCCAGCTTTCTGTCCCCGGCGGCCACTCTGTTCTGAATGGGATTGTATCTGTTACCATGATTGCGCAGGGTGCCGGTGCACTGGTTGTATGGATGAAGACCCGCCACAATAAAAATCTGAAAGGTTTGTCCGCGTCCGCTGCAATTTCCGCATTCTGTGGGATCACCGAACCTGCCATGTATGGTGTCAATCTGAAATACGGTCGTGTCTTCCTCACTTCCAGTATCGGGGCGGCAATCGGCGGTTTAGTCAACGGTTTGCTGGGTGTTGATATGTACGGATTTACCGGCAGCCTGATTGGGTTCCCATCTTTCGCCAGCTCCTCTAACCCAAGCACCCTGCTGAATTTCTGGATCGTTTCTGCAGTCACAGTCGTTGCGGCATCCCTGCTGACCTACTTCTTCGGATATAAAGAAGAAGACAGTCTAAAAGCCAAGATGGCTCCGAAGAAACGGCATTTAGGATAA
- a CDS encoding IS3 family transposase: MPRSTYYYYAKRRMQPDKYSEIKEQITEIYHENKGRYGYRRTTDVLHSRGYCINHKTVQRLMKQLGLVCRVRMKK; encoded by the coding sequence TTGCCGCGATCAACCTATTACTACTATGCCAAGCGTAGAATGCAACCGGATAAATACAGCGAAATCAAAGAACAGATCACTGAAATCTACCATGAAAACAAGGGGCGCTATGGTTATCGCCGTACCACAGATGTTCTGCACAGTAGAGGATACTGCATCAATCACAAAACCGTCCAGAGGTTAATGAAGCAGCTTGGACTCGTATGCCGAGTGAGAATGAAGAAATAA
- a CDS encoding serine hydrolase domain-containing protein, with amino-acid sequence MSIENVFDKSFRGCAVITEKNKVLLKKAFGYADLPNKVDNDYDTKFATASAGKVFVAVGILQLIEKHLINFKDTIGEILDFDLKQIDRGITIEELLTHTSGIPDYFDESVMSEYEDLWIDFPNYKIRSNQDLLPLFVDKPMMYPRGTKFQYNNTGFVVLALIIEKITGIEFDKYLSDNVFTPSMMLNTGYYELDMLPAKCAVNYIYDERSGGYRTNIFSVDAKGTGAGGAFTTVADIKSFWDCLLSYKLLSESMTKNMISNHSGKDECYGYGIWLRKVKGRFAPYFQGCDPGVSFITSYNIPNQLMVVLVSNYGDNVWKLLENIHNYFFE; translated from the coding sequence ATGAGTATAGAAAATGTATTTGACAAGAGTTTTAGAGGTTGTGCCGTAATCACCGAAAAGAATAAGGTGTTATTAAAAAAAGCATTTGGTTATGCTGATTTGCCCAATAAAGTTGATAATGATTACGATACAAAGTTTGCTACAGCTTCAGCCGGTAAAGTGTTTGTTGCTGTGGGAATATTACAACTAATTGAAAAGCATCTTATTAATTTCAAAGATACAATTGGAGAAATTCTTGATTTTGACCTTAAACAAATAGATCGAGGCATAACAATTGAAGAATTGTTGACTCACACCTCAGGAATACCAGACTATTTTGATGAATCTGTTATGAGCGAGTATGAAGATCTATGGATTGATTTTCCAAACTACAAAATACGTTCTAATCAGGACTTATTGCCTCTCTTTGTTGATAAACCAATGATGTATCCCCGTGGCACCAAGTTTCAGTATAACAACACCGGATTTGTTGTGTTGGCTCTGATTATTGAAAAAATAACGGGAATAGAATTCGACAAGTATCTAAGTGACAATGTTTTTACACCTTCAATGATGCTCAATACTGGATATTATGAACTTGACATGCTACCTGCAAAATGTGCTGTAAATTATATTTACGATGAAAGAAGTGGCGGTTATAGAACAAATATTTTCAGCGTAGATGCTAAAGGTACTGGCGCTGGAGGTGCATTTACTACAGTAGCCGATATCAAATCATTTTGGGATTGCTTATTGTCATACAAACTGCTTTCAGAATCTATGACCAAAAATATGATTTCAAATCATAGCGGAAAAGATGAATGCTATGGTTATGGAATCTGGCTAAGAAAAGTAAAAGGCCGTTTCGCGCCATATTTTCAGGGCTGTGACCCAGGTGTAAGTTTTATCACATCTTATAATATCCCGAATCAGTTGATGGTTGTATTAGTCAGTAATTATGGGGATAATGTCTGGAAATTACTAGAGAACATACATAACTATTTTTTTGAGTAA
- the treC gene encoding alpha,alpha-phosphotrehalase yields MSLQNKVIYQLYPKSFYDSNGDGIGDLRGIIEKIDYFRRLHVDMIWFNPFFVSPQNDNGYDVADYRRIDPRFGTMDDFDELMRKLQDIGIDVMLDMVLNHTSTQHEWFQKALAGDPMYQAYYYIRDPKPDGTVPTNWESKFGGSAWEKFGNIGKYYLHLYGPTQADLDWHNPQVRKEAADIVNFWRQKGVRGFRFDVLNVIGKDNRLVDAPPEIQSKTLYTDTPVVSSYIKEIAASSFGQDDNSVTVGEMSSTTIPKAIEYTNPANKELSMVFQFHHLKTDYVNGKKWTKKRYDFKKLRGLLNQWGVGMSKGGGWQALFWNNHDQPRALDRFGDVKHYRVKSAQMLAASIHLNRGTPYIYQGEEIGMSDPDYTSMEDYVDIEAKNAYRELLNAGKPADEAFAIVHSKARDNSRTPMQWDSSANAGFTTGTPWLRPTNQKLVNVKDELDHGQIFPFYQKLIYLRKTVPVIAAGDYQPFGTNIGWLYGYQRHLNHDALLVLNNFADHSIQVPLPAEWQQGNILITNQSGIQLTDVLTLEPFTTLAIRTIREEKVHG; encoded by the coding sequence ATGAGTTTACAAAATAAAGTAATCTATCAACTTTACCCGAAGTCATTTTACGACAGTAACGGCGATGGAATCGGTGACCTGCGCGGAATTATTGAAAAAATCGATTACTTTAGGCGATTACATGTAGATATGATTTGGTTCAATCCGTTCTTTGTTTCGCCGCAAAATGACAATGGGTATGACGTGGCGGATTACCGCCGCATTGATCCGCGGTTCGGTACGATGGACGATTTTGATGAACTGATGCGGAAGCTGCAGGATATCGGCATTGACGTGATGCTGGACATGGTCTTAAACCACACCAGTACCCAGCACGAATGGTTTCAAAAGGCACTGGCGGGAGACCCCATGTATCAGGCTTACTACTACATCCGTGACCCAAAGCCAGATGGCACTGTTCCGACCAACTGGGAATCTAAATTTGGCGGTTCTGCGTGGGAAAAGTTTGGCAATATCGGCAAGTATTATTTGCACTTGTACGGCCCGACGCAGGCTGACTTGGATTGGCACAACCCGCAGGTTCGGAAAGAGGCAGCGGATATTGTAAACTTCTGGCGTCAAAAGGGCGTGCGTGGTTTCCGCTTTGATGTTCTGAATGTCATTGGGAAAGACAATCGGCTGGTCGATGCGCCGCCGGAAATCCAAAGCAAAACGCTTTATACTGACACACCTGTTGTGTCAAGCTATATCAAAGAAATTGCCGCCAGCAGCTTTGGCCAGGATGACAACAGCGTCACAGTCGGTGAAATGAGCTCGACCACGATTCCCAAGGCTATTGAGTATACCAATCCGGCCAACAAAGAGCTGAGTATGGTTTTTCAGTTTCACCACTTAAAAACAGATTACGTCAACGGCAAAAAGTGGACGAAAAAGCGCTATGATTTCAAGAAACTACGTGGCTTGCTCAATCAGTGGGGTGTCGGTATGTCCAAGGGCGGCGGCTGGCAAGCGCTGTTTTGGAACAATCATGACCAACCGCGTGCGCTGGACCGTTTCGGTGATGTCAAACACTATCGTGTCAAAAGTGCGCAGATGCTGGCCGCCAGCATTCACCTGAACCGCGGTACACCATATATTTATCAGGGTGAGGAAATTGGAATGAGCGATCCTGACTATACCAGCATGGAGGATTATGTCGATATTGAGGCTAAAAATGCCTATCGGGAATTGCTCAATGCTGGCAAGCCGGCAGATGAGGCATTTGCCATCGTTCACAGTAAAGCACGCGACAACTCACGCACACCGATGCAGTGGGACAGCAGTGCCAACGCCGGCTTTACCACCGGCACACCGTGGCTACGGCCGACCAACCAAAAATTGGTCAACGTGAAAGATGAACTAGACCACGGACAGATTTTTCCATTCTATCAAAAGCTGATTTATTTGCGCAAGACGGTACCCGTCATTGCGGCGGGTGACTATCAACCGTTCGGTACAAACATTGGCTGGCTCTATGGTTACCAAAGACACCTAAATCACGATGCGTTGCTGGTTTTAAATAATTTTGCAGACCACAGCATTCAAGTCCCACTGCCGGCTGAGTGGCAGCAGGGCAATATCTTAATTACCAATCAATCAGGTATTCAATTAACGGATGTGCTGACGCTTGAGCCGTTTACGACGCTGGCAATCCGCACTATAAGGGAGGAAAAGGTCCATGGGTAA
- a CDS encoding Lsa family ABC-F type ribosomal protection protein, with amino-acid sequence MSLINIVNLTFSYEGSFDNIFENVSFQIDTNWKLGFTGRNGRGKTTFLKLLMGKYEYSGTISSSVSFEYFPYDVPTPDSFVIDVIHEISPNAQDWEIMRELSLLKVSDDILYRQYTTLSKGEQTKVLLAALFLKENSFLLIDEPTNHLDTMGRKILSDYLKRKHGFILVSHDRVFLDNCIDHILAINKTNIEIQKGNFSSWWSNKEMQDSFEMAENEKRKKDIDRLTAAAQRTSGWSDRVEKSKNGPTNSGSKLDKGFVSHKAAKMMKRSKSIETRQQTLISEKSKLLKNIEINEALKISPLRYYTNCLLELSDISVMYGDNVVCSSISFTVEQGDRIALQGKNGSGKSSILKLICGEGISYRGTIRKSGRLKISYVPQSTSDLSGPLSEYIKHNLLDESLFKAILRKFDFPRGQFKKKLDEFSEGQKKKVLLAKSLCDQAHLYIWDEPLNYIDVLSRMQIEKLLLEYRPTILFVEHDSAFCENVATKTIQL; translated from the coding sequence ATGTCTTTAATCAATATAGTAAATTTAACTTTTTCTTATGAAGGAAGTTTTGACAACATTTTTGAAAATGTCAGTTTCCAGATTGATACAAATTGGAAGCTAGGCTTTACAGGTCGAAACGGCCGGGGTAAAACCACCTTTTTAAAGCTTCTTATGGGAAAATACGAATACAGCGGCACCATTTCCAGCAGTGTCTCCTTTGAGTATTTCCCCTATGATGTACCCACACCGGACTCCTTTGTCATCGATGTCATTCATGAGATCAGTCCAAATGCACAGGACTGGGAGATTATGCGCGAATTATCTCTGCTGAAGGTGTCGGATGATATATTGTATCGGCAGTATACTACGCTTTCAAAAGGTGAGCAGACAAAAGTCCTTCTTGCCGCTTTGTTTCTCAAAGAGAACAGTTTTTTGCTGATAGATGAACCTACCAATCACCTTGACACCATGGGAAGAAAAATTTTGAGCGATTATCTGAAAAGAAAGCACGGATTTATTCTGGTTTCACATGACCGGGTTTTCCTCGACAATTGTATTGATCATATTCTCGCTATAAACAAAACCAATATCGAGATACAAAAAGGAAATTTCTCCTCATGGTGGAGTAACAAAGAGATGCAGGACAGCTTTGAAATGGCTGAAAATGAGAAACGAAAAAAAGATATAGACCGATTAACGGCCGCTGCTCAAAGGACTTCCGGCTGGTCTGACCGAGTCGAGAAAAGCAAGAACGGCCCAACCAATTCGGGCAGCAAGCTCGACAAAGGCTTTGTGTCTCATAAAGCAGCTAAGATGATGAAGCGTTCAAAGAGTATCGAGACACGTCAGCAAACCTTGATCAGTGAAAAATCAAAATTGCTTAAAAACATTGAAATCAATGAAGCTTTAAAAATTTCTCCTCTTCGATATTATACCAATTGTTTGCTGGAACTTTCGGACATTTCGGTTATGTATGGCGATAATGTCGTCTGTTCGAGCATCAGTTTTACTGTGGAACAGGGTGACCGAATCGCATTGCAGGGAAAAAACGGATCCGGGAAATCCAGCATTTTGAAGCTGATTTGCGGAGAAGGCATCTCTTATCGGGGAACCATTAGAAAAAGCGGAAGGCTAAAAATTTCCTATGTTCCCCAAAGCACCTCAGATTTAAGCGGACCCTTGAGCGAATATATCAAGCACAATCTTCTTGATGAAAGCCTTTTTAAAGCCATCCTGCGGAAATTTGATTTCCCACGTGGACAGTTTAAAAAGAAACTTGACGAGTTTAGTGAAGGCCAAAAAAAGAAAGTGCTGCTCGCAAAAAGCCTTTGTGACCAAGCGCACCTGTATATCTGGGATGAACCGTTAAACTACATTGATGTCCTTTCCAGAATGCAAATTGAAAAACTGTTGCTCGAATACAGGCCCACGATTCTGTTCGTTGAACACGACAGCGCTTTCTGTGAAAATGTTGCAACAAAAACTATTCAATTATAG
- a CDS encoding MutH/Sau3AI family endonuclease, translating into MSTSSDHFFHRDELIQTFDACLNRTLGEVDKSHVFKRTILNPKITGIAGDVVEQSILGYPADTRQEPDLNVDGIKTELKTTGIRYSKKERNKYEAKEPMSITAVSPDRIVAEVFEDSNFWHKLEHLLFVYYLYASDKTVPAAEYANFPIKGYQFYEFSEDDKTTLKNDWTIVHDFIVELQTNYTDYKSQYPRLSSELRDKLLFIDTAPKWPNPPRFRLKRAVITNIVQEHFGSELEQLPGKYTSYSDIDHKCHALTQLYAEQTVKQLVDYFSIDGNIEDKSISERIIVRMFDGQAKKMQKIDLFNKIGLLGKSVVVTKAGLRTEDMKLFCIDFEELTNPDIQFEDSSFRDYFANNQMLCIVFEEPSTDAPFKDNKLLGFKRLTFDDNFINTQVKPIWDDIRRLIFNNKLIDVIKIDKKTGQPKINKGTGTIQSAPNFPKSSDGLIFVRGSGSDSTNKPEEVNGIRMYRQYIWIKGVYIAHRLSEINFL; encoded by the coding sequence ATGTCTACATCAAGCGATCATTTTTTCCATAGAGATGAATTGATACAAACATTTGATGCCTGCCTAAATAGAACTTTAGGCGAGGTAGATAAAAGCCATGTTTTTAAAAGAACTATTTTAAATCCTAAGATTACTGGTATTGCGGGAGATGTTGTAGAACAATCTATATTAGGCTATCCTGCTGATACTAGGCAAGAGCCAGATTTAAATGTTGATGGCATCAAAACAGAATTGAAGACTACTGGAATAAGATATTCTAAAAAGGAACGTAATAAATATGAAGCAAAAGAGCCGATGTCTATTACAGCAGTATCTCCAGATAGAATTGTTGCGGAAGTTTTTGAGGATTCTAATTTTTGGCATAAATTAGAGCATCTTCTGTTTGTTTATTATCTTTATGCATCTGATAAAACAGTTCCCGCTGCTGAATATGCAAATTTTCCTATAAAAGGCTATCAATTTTATGAGTTCAGCGAAGATGATAAAACGACCTTAAAGAACGACTGGACAATTGTTCATGATTTCATTGTGGAATTACAAACTAATTATACTGACTACAAAAGTCAATATCCACGTTTGTCTTCAGAATTAAGGGATAAACTGCTCTTTATTGATACAGCTCCAAAGTGGCCGAATCCACCACGTTTTCGTTTGAAACGTGCCGTGATAACCAACATTGTCCAGGAGCACTTTGGCAGTGAGCTAGAGCAACTCCCAGGCAAATATACAAGCTATTCTGACATAGACCATAAGTGCCATGCACTTACTCAGCTTTATGCTGAACAAACAGTAAAACAGCTTGTGGACTATTTTTCTATTGATGGAAATATCGAGGATAAATCTATTAGTGAAAGAATAATTGTTAGAATGTTTGATGGACAGGCAAAGAAAATGCAAAAAATAGATTTATTTAACAAAATCGGATTGTTAGGAAAATCCGTTGTAGTTACCAAAGCCGGGCTACGCACTGAGGATATGAAACTGTTCTGCATTGATTTTGAAGAATTAACGAATCCAGACATCCAGTTTGAGGATTCTTCTTTTAGAGATTATTTTGCAAATAATCAAATGCTATGCATTGTTTTTGAGGAACCCAGCACCGATGCTCCGTTCAAGGATAATAAATTACTTGGATTCAAAAGATTAACCTTTGATGATAATTTTATAAATACACAAGTCAAGCCAATCTGGGATGATATCAGAAGACTAATTTTTAATAACAAACTTATCGATGTTATAAAGATCGATAAGAAAACAGGTCAGCCAAAAATCAACAAAGGAACTGGAACTATTCAATCTGCACCTAATTTTCCAAAATCCTCAGACGGTCTGATTTTTGTTCGTGGTAGTGGCTCAGACTCTACAAATAAGCCCGAAGAGGTTAATGGAATCAGAATGTATAGACAGTATATCTGGATAAAAGGTGTTTATATAGCGCATAGATTATCCGAAATAAACTTCTTATAA
- the dcm gene encoding DNA (cytosine-5-)-methyltransferase, with amino-acid sequence MDKTICELFAGVGGFRLGFERLDTEWRTVWFSQWEPKAATQWAHKCYVQHFGESEDVNGNITTGKDIAEVDKNTIPDHNLLVGGFPCQDYSVAHGLSTEQGIHGKKGVLWWQIYETITAKRPAFCLFENVDRLLKSPSKQRGRDFGIMLTCLNELGYSVEWRVVNAAKYGAAQRRRRVFIFAYRNDTMFALGENNFSAVDIISTEGFFARTFPIIPITEVNSVPVETNVIIASDEFKFDFSNAGLMSNGIINTAAVSEIEEPPITLGQILESNVDEKFYITDERMEKWQYLKGAKKIPRVAANGHEYIYSEGPVAFPDAWDKPGRTMLTSESTLNRSTHVVEDPGTHRLRLITPIEAERLQGFDDNWTNSGMTQRMRYFCMGNALVVPMITRMGRTLDQIIANEP; translated from the coding sequence ATGGATAAAACTATTTGTGAATTATTCGCCGGAGTCGGCGGTTTTCGATTAGGATTTGAGAGATTAGATACTGAATGGAGAACTGTTTGGTTTAGTCAATGGGAACCAAAAGCTGCCACTCAGTGGGCACACAAGTGCTATGTTCAGCATTTTGGCGAATCCGAAGATGTTAATGGCAACATCACTACAGGTAAAGATATTGCTGAGGTAGACAAAAATACTATACCAGACCACAATCTACTCGTTGGTGGCTTCCCTTGTCAAGACTACTCTGTTGCTCATGGTTTATCAACAGAACAAGGAATACATGGTAAAAAGGGTGTTCTTTGGTGGCAAATATACGAAACCATAACTGCAAAGCGCCCTGCATTTTGCTTATTTGAAAACGTGGATAGATTATTAAAGTCACCTTCGAAACAGCGTGGTCGTGATTTCGGTATAATGCTTACCTGTTTAAACGAACTTGGATATTCTGTTGAATGGCGTGTTGTAAATGCCGCCAAATATGGTGCTGCACAACGTAGGCGTAGAGTATTTATTTTTGCTTATAGAAATGATACCATGTTTGCATTAGGCGAAAATAATTTCTCAGCAGTCGATATAATATCAACCGAAGGATTCTTTGCTAGAACATTTCCAATTATCCCTATTACAGAAGTTAATTCAGTTCCTGTTGAGACTAATGTAATAATTGCATCTGATGAATTTAAATTTGATTTTTCTAATGCTGGATTAATGTCAAATGGTATCATTAACACTGCTGCTGTTTCTGAAATTGAAGAGCCTCCAATTACTCTAGGACAAATATTAGAGAGTAATGTTGATGAAAAATTCTACATCACAGATGAACGTATGGAAAAATGGCAATATTTAAAAGGTGCTAAAAAGATTCCTCGTGTAGCAGCAAATGGTCATGAATACATCTATTCAGAGGGGCCAGTTGCGTTCCCTGATGCTTGGGATAAACCTGGCAGAACTATGTTAACTAGCGAATCCACACTAAATAGGAGTACTCATGTGGTTGAAGATCCTGGAACACATCGTTTAAGGCTTATAACACCCATTGAAGCCGAACGTTTGCAAGGTTTTGATGATAATTGGACTAATTCTGGCATGACACAGAGAATGCGCTATTTTTGTATGGGGAATGCTTTAGTTGTTCCTATGATTACTCGTATGGGGCGCACTCTTGATCAAATAATCGCAAATGAACCATAA
- a CDS encoding helix-turn-helix domain-containing protein, translating to MRISYNKLWKMLIDKEMNKQDLKEAAGISAASIAKLGKGGNITTDVLLKICETLDCKLEDIIETIKEE from the coding sequence ATGCGTATCAGTTATAACAAGTTATGGAAAATGCTTATTGATAAAGAAATGAATAAACAGGACTTAAAAGAGGCGGCTGGAATCAGTGCCGCCTCCATTGCAAAACTAGGTAAAGGTGGAAATATTACAACTGATGTTCTTCTGAAGATTTGTGAAACTCTAGATTGCAAATTAGAAGACATCATAGAAACGATAAAGGAGGAGTAA
- the treR gene encoding trehalose operon repressor has protein sequence MAKFCLIYQDLKAKINEGIYRTNDLLPSESGLCDLYDASRDTIRKALSRLREEGYIQSQKGKGSIVINRQRYVFPVSDVISYKELATRRHISTHTTVIKDKITKLPISDFASVDPTAKAIPVTKLVRVREVNGEPVIIDIDYVSTDVVPGISHEVAADSIYRYFEEELHLSIAYAKKEITVEPATDSDQELLHLKAGDVVVVVKSVTSLEDTTTFQYTESRHRPDRFRFQDFARRL, from the coding sequence ATGGCAAAGTTTTGTTTGATCTATCAGGATCTCAAGGCAAAAATCAACGAAGGCATTTATAGAACCAACGACTTGCTGCCAAGCGAAAGCGGCCTGTGCGATTTATATGACGCATCGCGTGATACCATTCGTAAGGCGCTGAGCCGACTGCGCGAGGAAGGTTACATTCAGTCGCAGAAAGGCAAGGGCTCTATCGTCATCAACCGCCAGCGGTATGTGTTTCCGGTATCCGATGTCATCAGCTACAAAGAATTGGCGACGCGCAGACACATAAGCACACATACCACCGTTATTAAGGATAAAATCACGAAACTTCCGATCAGCGATTTTGCATCGGTCGATCCGACTGCAAAAGCAATACCTGTCACAAAACTGGTGCGTGTTCGCGAGGTCAACGGTGAGCCGGTGATTATTGATATCGATTATGTATCAACGGATGTTGTGCCCGGCATTTCCCACGAGGTGGCCGCCGATTCAATTTATCGCTACTTTGAAGAGGAACTGCATTTATCGATTGCCTATGCCAAAAAGGAGATCACTGTTGAACCGGCTACAGATTCTGATCAAGAACTGCTCCATCTAAAAGCTGGAGATGTGGTTGTGGTGGTCAAAAGCGTAACGAGTTTGGAGGATACAACAACATTTCAGTACACAGAATCACGGCATCGGCCTGATCGGTTTCGATTTCAAGATTTTGCTAGACGTTTATGA